A section of the Chelmon rostratus isolate fCheRos1 chromosome 16, fCheRos1.pri, whole genome shotgun sequence genome encodes:
- the anp32e gene encoding acidic leucine-rich nuclear phosphoprotein 32 family member E, with translation MDMKKRITLELRNRSPAEIAELVVDNSRSADGEVEGLTDEFTELEFLSMVNVGLSSLAKLPSLPKLRKLELSDNNLSGSLETLSEKCPNLTYLNLSGNKIKELSNVEALQNLKSLQSLDLFNCEITSLEDYRESVFELLPQVTYLDGFDQEDNEAPDSEADDEDEDGEDGAGPTGDYDEEDDEEEDEDGSEGGEVGLSFQVNRGDQEDDEDEDDYAEEEEEEDQAGVQGQKRKRDVDDEGEDDDDDEDD, from the exons ATAGCAGAGCTGGTGGTTGATAACAGTCGCTCTGCAGACGGCGAGGTTGAAGGTCTGACAGACGAGTTCACGGAGCTCGAGTTCCTCAGTATGGTCAACGTGGGTCTGAGCTCGCTGGCTAAACTGCCCTCACTGCCCAAACTACGCAAg CTGGAGCTCAGCGACAACAACCTGTCTGGATCTCTGGAGACGCTGTCGGAGAAATGTCCCAACCTGACCTACCTCAACCTGAGCGGCAACAAGATCAAAGAGCTGAGCAACGTGGAGGCGCTG caaaacCTGAAGAGCCTGCAGAGCCTGGACCTGTTCAACTGTGAGATCACGTCTCTGGAGGACTACAGGGAGAGCGTGTTCGAGCTGCTGCCTCAGGTCACCTACCTGGACGGCTTCGACCAGGAGGACAACGAGGCCCCCGACTCCGAGGCCGACGACGAAG ACGAGGACGGCGAGGACGGGGCGGGGCCGACGGGCGACTACGACGAGGAGGACGAcgaagaggaggacgaggacggctcggagggaggagaggtggggCTGAGCTTTCAAGTGAACCGGGGTGATCAG GAGgacgatgaagatgaagacgactatgcagaggaggaggaggaag AGGATCAGGCGGGCGTTCagggacagaagaggaagagggacgTGGACGACGAAGGCGaggacgacgacgacgacgaagACGACTAG